Proteins encoded by one window of Cannabis sativa cultivar Pink pepper isolate KNU-18-1 chromosome 4, ASM2916894v1, whole genome shotgun sequence:
- the LOC133037223 gene encoding uncharacterized protein LOC133037223, with protein sequence MTSRGTSYTFEEDVHLCKKYLHILKNPIIGRSHSKDNIWSRLEVDYNNSKPEFITQVRPKRSLQCRMQLILTAVAKLRECIQQVENLNLKDASELDILNQAKVLLAQDKNYKKGFKFDHVFSILKDSEQYENNIINTRISVSRRRNYQDNYHENFVVSEPKSPTSESSTSESLELSSFSLKIFDENFGHCSTQQPNGMDKAKSKRKNSVESSDAIETKEQENRQLGEMLKENNSFRQKIYQMQMVRAQIESRKLALAEYREQNKILLADLNSIADPKVREFFVREQMQIMQKRSQQQGQGSQQQGQESKHTSD encoded by the exons ATGACTTCAAGAGGTACTTCATATACATTTGAAGAAGATGTACACCTCTGCAAGAAATATCTCCACATTTTGAAAAACCCAATCATAGGTAGAAGTCATTCCAAAGACAACATCTGGTCCAGACTTGAAGTTGATTATAACAATTCCAAACCAGAGTTCATCACCCAAGTTCGACCTAAAAGATCCTTGCAATGTCGAATGCAACTTATTCTTACTGCTGTTGCCAAACTCAGAGAATGCATTCAACAAGTTGAAAATCTAAATCTAAAGGATGCTTCAGAACTAGATATT TTAAATCAAGCTAAAGTGCTGTTAGCTcaagataaaaattacaaaaaagggTTCAAATTTGACCATGTCTTCTCCATTCTTAAAGATTCTGAacaatatgaaaataatatcatcaacacTCGAATATCAGTCTCTCGAAGGCGAAATTATCAGGATAATTATCATGAAAATTTTGTAGTATCAGAACCAAAGTCACCTACTTCAGAATCATCAACGTCGGAATCGCTTGAATTGTCATCATTTTCTCTTAAAATATTCGATGAGAATTTTGGGCATTGTTCAACTCAACAACCCAATGGAATGGACAAAGCGAAATCTAAAAGGAAAAATAGCGTTGAAAGTTCAGATGCCATCGAAACTAAGGAACAAGAAAATCGACAACTTGGTGAGATGCTCAAAGAGAACAACTCATTTAGGCAAAAGATTTACCAAATGCAAATGGTAAGAGCTCAAATTGAGTCAAGAAAATTGGCTTTGGCTGAATATCGTGAGCAAAATAAGATTTTACTGGCAGATTTGAATTCTATAGCCGATCCGAAAGTACGTGAGTTTTTTGTAAGGGAACAAATGCAAATTATGCAGAAAAGATCTCAACAACAAGGTCAAGGATCTCAACAACAAGGTCAAGAATCAAAACATACTTCTGATTAA
- the LOC133037222 gene encoding very-long-chain aldehyde decarbonylase CER1-like, translating to MASSPGILSEWPWKPLGNFKYLILAPWVIRSTYVFVTKEDPRERDLSSFLVFPYLLLRMFHNQIWISLSRYRSGKGNNRIIDKSLEFEQVDRERNWDDQILFTGLSFYLATHIFSNCTNVPIWRTDGVIMTVLLHVFVVEFLYYWLHRALHHHYLYSRYHSHHHSSIVTEPITSVIHPFVEFLTYFILFSIPLLTTILTDTISQATAYGYILYIDFMNNLGHCNFELIPKWFFHVFPPLKYLTYTPSFHSLHHTQFRTNYSLFMPMYDYIYGTVDKSSEALYEMSLKRKEELPNVVHLTHMTTPETIYHMRIGFAALASRPQTEYSSSKWYLWLMWPFTLWSTIMTGIYGHTFVAETHRFHNHTLQTWVVPKFKIQYFLQRQKSSINNLIEKAILDAEDKGVKVLSLGLLNQKEDLNAYGEVYVRRYPELRVKVVDGSSLAVAIILNSIPKETTQVLLTGNFTKVAYAIALALCQKGIQVATSKEDEYKKVEETLMINNSNSSTINNCLVVSKSYSEKIWLVGDEVSKEEQVKAPKGTIFIPYSQFPPHPFRKDCIYHYTPAMHTPTSVENLHSCENWLPRRVMSAWRIAGIVHGLEGWNEHECGFQTKNTNIHKVWEATLRHGFQPLPILASSHFKF from the exons ATGGCTTCTAGTCCTGGGATCCTTTCCGAGTGGCCTTGGAAGCCTCTTGGGAACTTCAAG TATTTGATATTGGCACCATGGGTGATTAGGAGTACTTATGTATTTGTAACGAAGGAGGATCCAAGAGAGAGAGACTTGTCATCTTTTCTGGTTTTCCCATATCTGTTGCTAAGAATGTTTCACAACCAGATTTGGATCTCTCTTTCTCGTTACAGATCAGGTAAAGGTAACAACCGAATCATAGACAAGAGTCTAGAGTTTGAGCAAGTCGACAGAGAAAGAAATTG ggatGACCAAATATTATTCACTGGATTATCGTTCTATTTGGCAAcccatatattttcaaattGTACGAACGTACCTATATGGAGAACAGATGGAGTTATCATGACGGTTCTGCTTCATGTCTTTGTTGTGGAATTTCTATACTATTGGCTACACAGAGCTCTTCATCACCACTATCTCTACTCTCGTTATCATTCACATCACCATTCCTCCATTGTCACTGAGCCCATTactt CTGTGATTCATCCATTTGTGGAGTTCTTGACATATTTCATTCTATTTTCAATCCCACTATTGACAACAATATTAACGGACActatctctcaagctacggcatATGGTTACATCTTGTATATTGACTTCATGAATAATTTGGGTCACTGCAACTTCGAGCTCATTCCCAAGTGGTTCTTCCATGTCTTCCCCCCTCTCAAGTACCTTACATACACCCCCTC gtTTCACTCATTGCACCACACTCAATTTCGAACAAATTATAGCTTGTTCATGCCAATGTATGATTACATCTATGGAACAGTAGACAAATCTTCTGAAGCCTTATATGAAATGTCACTAAAAAGAAAGGAGGAATTGCCAAATGTGGTGCATCTAACACATATGACCACACCAGAGACTATATACCATATGCGGATAGGGTTTGCAGCATTGGCCTCTAGGCCTCAAACTGAGTACTCTTCCTCAAAATGGTACCTTTGGTTAATGTGGCCTTTCACTCTATGGTCTACCATAATGACTGGGATTTATGGCCATACTTTTGTGGCTGAGACCCACCGTTTTCATAACCACACATTGCAAACTTGGGTTGTACCAAAGTTCAAGATACAA TACTTTCTACAACGGCAAAAATCATCTATCAACAATTTGATTGAGAAAGCCATACTTGACGCTGAGGATAAGGGTGTGAAAGTATTGAGCCTTGGTCTCTTGAATCAG AAGGAAGATTTGAATGCATATGGTGAGGTGTACGTGAGAAGGTACCCTGAGTTAAGGGTGAAAGTTGTAGATGGAAGTAGCCTAGCAGTGGCTATAATACTAAACTCCATACCAAAAGAAACAACCCAAGTCTTGTTGACCGGAAATTTTACTAAAGTTGCCTATGCCATTGCTTTAGCTCTATGCCAGAAGGGTATCCAG GTGGCTACATCAAAAGAGGATGAGTACAAGAAAGTGGAGGAAACATTAATGATCAATAACTCCAATTCAAGTACCATTAATAATTGTTTGGTGGTCTCCAAAAGTTATTCTGAAaag ATTTGGTTAGTGGGGGATGAAGTGAGCAAAGAAGAACAAGTAAAAGCTCCAAAAGGAACAATATTCATTCCCTATTCTCAATTCCCACCTCATCCATTTCGCAAAGACTGCATTTACCACTACACACCAGCAATGCACACTCCTACATCTGTGGAGAATCTCCACTCTTGTGAG AATTGGTTGCCGAGAAGGGTGATGAGTGCATGGCGCATAGCAGGAATAGTACATGGCTTAGAAGGCTGGAATGAGCATGAGTGTGGCTTTCAGACTAAAAACACAAATATTCACAAAGTTTGGGAAGCCACTCTTCGTCATGGATTTCAGCCACTACCAATATTAGCCTCCTCCCATTTcaaattttaa